The following coding sequences lie in one Nitratireductor mangrovi genomic window:
- a CDS encoding sensor histidine kinase has protein sequence MRGPAPRALGIGGQTARDNASGARPRAPVRGLLMGSTALATGLASTVFALAQDRPLSVLGSSDLGAYEVIQFATFAGIMGAAMLSAIWLIRERARIASENLNLRERIAELNAILQRSEAMLTTKDQRTVVWTSDRRRPDLIGMLSGVAGVPEERSTFLAFGRWLTPRSAATLDNAVAALREAGTQFDIVAETQAGALLEVQGRKAGAHAVVRFLSVTERQRELARLKAEHASLAADHEALQALLGDLDMPLWLRGATGRLHYVNQAYAVAVEAETPEAAIAAGKELLATRAREDMARHHLTEPFFQQTLPIVVGGDRRLFAVTSVSSNGVAAGIAVDKSDIEALRAEHDRTLRSHAETLDQLSTAVAIFDADEKLRFFNQAFQKLWEFEPGFLESQPDNTMVLDRLRSDGKLAEQPEWRRWKENLLSAYRSVEPQEHWWHIPDGRTLRVVASPHPSGGVTWVFENLTERFDLESRYNAAVRVQGETLDNLAEGVAVFGPDGKLRLFNPAFVTLWRLEEEGIAPDTHIALIRKACERHCAESPWPDFVAAVTGFDDERRETHGQVELHDGTILSHALIPLPNGQIMMTFVDVTDSVNFERALQDKNEALQRADQLKNDFVQHVSYELRSPLTNIIGFTELLTMPDTGPMNERQREYVDHIASSSSVLLTIVNDILDLATVDAGIMELDIGEVQVTRIVGEAAELIGEKLREHQIAIAMDTAAAPPTLFADENRLRQVLFNLLSNAANYAPERSTITLSCRQNGDQIEFCVHDDGPGMPPEILDAAFERFEPHANGGRRRGAGLGLSIVKSFVELHGGSVEIDTGKARGTSVICRFPTVPRGAQAAAE, from the coding sequence ATGCGAGGACCAGCCCCGCGGGCTTTGGGGATCGGCGGGCAAACAGCAAGGGACAACGCGTCTGGCGCGCGGCCGCGGGCGCCGGTGCGTGGGCTGCTCATGGGGTCCACGGCGTTGGCGACGGGGCTCGCCTCGACGGTTTTCGCCCTGGCCCAGGACCGTCCGCTGTCGGTGCTCGGCTCGTCCGACCTTGGCGCCTACGAGGTTATCCAGTTCGCCACCTTCGCCGGCATCATGGGTGCCGCGATGCTGTCGGCCATCTGGCTGATCCGCGAGCGTGCCCGCATCGCTTCCGAGAACCTCAATCTGCGCGAGCGCATCGCCGAACTGAACGCCATCCTGCAGCGTTCCGAGGCCATGCTGACCACGAAGGACCAGCGCACCGTCGTCTGGACCAGCGATCGCCGGCGCCCCGACCTGATCGGGATGCTTTCGGGCGTCGCCGGCGTGCCGGAGGAACGCAGCACCTTCCTCGCATTCGGCCGCTGGCTCACGCCCCGTTCGGCGGCGACGCTCGACAATGCGGTAGCGGCGCTGCGCGAGGCGGGGACGCAATTCGACATTGTGGCCGAGACCCAGGCCGGCGCATTGCTCGAAGTCCAGGGCCGCAAGGCCGGCGCCCATGCGGTGGTACGGTTCCTCTCGGTGACCGAGCGCCAGCGCGAGCTTGCCAGGCTGAAGGCCGAGCATGCGTCGCTTGCGGCCGACCACGAAGCCCTCCAGGCGCTTCTCGGCGACCTCGATATGCCGCTCTGGCTGCGCGGCGCGACCGGCCGCCTCCACTATGTGAACCAGGCCTACGCGGTTGCTGTCGAGGCCGAGACACCCGAGGCGGCGATCGCCGCCGGCAAGGAACTGCTGGCGACGCGGGCGCGCGAGGACATGGCGCGTCACCACCTCACCGAGCCCTTTTTCCAGCAGACCCTGCCGATCGTCGTCGGCGGCGACAGGCGGCTGTTTGCGGTCACCAGCGTCTCGAGCAACGGCGTTGCCGCCGGCATCGCGGTCGACAAGTCCGACATCGAGGCCTTGAGGGCCGAGCACGACCGCACACTGCGCAGCCATGCCGAGACGCTCGACCAGCTCTCCACCGCGGTCGCCATCTTCGACGCCGACGAAAAGCTGCGCTTCTTCAATCAGGCCTTCCAGAAGCTCTGGGAGTTCGAGCCCGGCTTCCTCGAGAGCCAGCCCGACAACACCATGGTGCTCGACCGGCTGCGCAGCGACGGCAAGCTTGCCGAGCAGCCCGAGTGGCGTCGCTGGAAGGAAAACCTGCTCTCAGCCTACCGCTCCGTCGAGCCGCAGGAACACTGGTGGCACATCCCCGACGGCCGCACTTTGCGTGTCGTCGCCAGCCCGCATCCGAGCGGCGGCGTGACATGGGTGTTCGAGAACCTCACCGAGCGCTTCGACCTCGAGAGCCGCTACAACGCCGCCGTGCGCGTTCAGGGCGAGACCCTCGACAACCTGGCCGAGGGCGTCGCCGTGTTCGGTCCGGACGGCAAGCTCAGGCTCTTCAACCCGGCTTTCGTCACTCTTTGGCGGCTGGAGGAGGAGGGCATCGCACCGGACACCCACATCGCCCTCATTCGCAAGGCCTGCGAGCGCCATTGCGCGGAAAGCCCCTGGCCCGACTTCGTCGCCGCCGTCACCGGCTTCGACGACGAGCGGCGCGAGACCCATGGCCAGGTCGAACTCCACGACGGCACCATTCTGAGCCACGCGCTGATTCCGCTGCCCAACGGTCAGATCATGATGACCTTCGTCGACGTGACCGACAGCGTCAATTTCGAGCGCGCGCTGCAGGACAAGAACGAGGCGCTGCAGCGGGCCGACCAGCTCAAGAACGACTTCGTCCAGCACGTTTCTTACGAGTTGCGCTCGCCGCTCACCAACATCATCGGCTTCACCGAGCTTTTGACCATGCCGGACACCGGCCCGATGAACGAGCGCCAGCGCGAATATGTCGACCATATCGCCTCCTCCTCGTCTGTGCTCCTGACGATCGTCAACGACATCCTCGACCTGGCGACAGTCGACGCCGGCATCATGGAACTCGACATCGGCGAGGTGCAGGTGACACGGATCGTCGGCGAGGCGGCCGAGCTGATCGGCGAGAAGCTGCGCGAGCATCAGATCGCCATCGCGATGGATACCGCGGCCGCGCCACCCACCCTGTTCGCTGACGAGAACCGGTTGCGTCAGGTCCTGTTCAATCTGCTCTCCAACGCCGCCAACTACGCCCCCGAACGCAGCACGATCACGCTGTCCTGCCGCCAGAACGGCGACCAGATCGAGTTCTGCGTCCATGATGACGGGCCGGGCATGCCGCCGGAAATCCTCGACGCCGCCTTCGAGCGTTTCGAGCCTCACGCCAATGGCGGTCGCCGCCGCGGCGCCGGCCTCGGCCTGTCGATCGTCAAGAGCTTCGTCGAACTGCATGGCGGCAGCGTCGAGATCGACACCGGCAAGGCGCGCGGCACGTCGGTCATCTGCCGCTTCCCGACCGTGCCGCGAGGGGCGCAGGCGGCGGCGGAGTAG
- the tsaE gene encoding tRNA (adenosine(37)-N6)-threonylcarbamoyltransferase complex ATPase subunit type 1 TsaE, producing the protein MTSGPIEIALADEAATILLGEDVALALRAGDVVCLQGDLGAGKTTLARAIIRAVAGDDDLEVPSPTFTLVQSYELRIPIHHLDLYRLADPAELDELGFDEMAERGAVLVEWPENAGDHLGEAALTVRLDHRGAGRLAEVSGGDEAFARFGGSCRIRAFLEANGKRNAHRRHLQGDASYRAYETVVVGGDELILMNAPRQPAGPALRGSRSYAEIVHRALSVHPFVAMADALRERGFAAPRIEAAELDLGLLLLEHLGTGSFLSPGGHPVEERYLEAARLLAALHGRPWPRRLPVHGGAPHIMPDYDRDAMLTEAELFLDWYVPFATGHQPTDAMRSRFHAAWNAVLDQVEDGEKGLVLRDYHSPNIVWREEREGFDRLGLIDFQDALIGSTAYDLASLAQDARVAIPVGLQDRIVAAYAEARQSGAAFDLARLERDFAVMAAQRNSKILGIFVRLDRSEGKPVYIVHLPRIREYLLRVLAHPVLAPVARLYEEFGFTPQEAA; encoded by the coding sequence ATGACATCCGGCCCGATCGAGATCGCGCTAGCGGACGAGGCAGCGACGATCCTGCTCGGCGAGGACGTCGCCCTCGCGCTGCGGGCGGGTGACGTCGTCTGTCTTCAGGGCGACCTCGGCGCCGGCAAGACCACGCTCGCGCGCGCCATCATCCGCGCTGTCGCCGGTGACGACGATCTCGAAGTGCCAAGCCCGACCTTCACGCTCGTGCAAAGCTACGAACTGCGCATTCCCATCCATCATCTCGACCTTTATCGGCTTGCCGACCCGGCCGAGCTCGATGAACTCGGTTTTGACGAGATGGCCGAACGCGGTGCGGTCCTGGTCGAATGGCCGGAAAATGCCGGTGACCACCTCGGCGAAGCAGCGCTGACCGTGCGTCTCGACCATCGGGGCGCCGGCCGCCTGGCCGAGGTTTCGGGCGGTGACGAGGCATTTGCGCGGTTTGGCGGTTCATGCCGGATACGTGCTTTCCTGGAAGCGAACGGCAAACGCAATGCGCACCGCCGTCATCTTCAGGGCGATGCCTCCTACCGGGCTTATGAGACGGTGGTGGTCGGTGGCGATGAGCTGATTTTGATGAACGCGCCGCGCCAGCCGGCGGGTCCTGCTTTGCGCGGCAGCCGCTCCTACGCCGAGATCGTTCATCGAGCGCTTTCCGTACACCCCTTCGTGGCCATGGCGGATGCGCTGCGGGAAAGAGGTTTTGCCGCGCCCCGCATCGAGGCCGCCGAACTCGACCTCGGTCTGCTGCTGCTGGAACATCTCGGCACCGGCTCGTTCCTTTCGCCTGGTGGCCATCCGGTGGAGGAGCGTTACCTCGAGGCGGCCCGGCTGCTCGCCGCTCTGCACGGCCGGCCTTGGCCGCGCCGCCTGCCCGTGCACGGCGGAGCGCCCCATATCATGCCCGACTATGATCGCGACGCGATGCTGACCGAGGCCGAACTCTTCCTAGACTGGTACGTGCCGTTTGCGACCGGACACCAACCGACCGACGCAATGCGCTCGCGCTTCCATGCCGCCTGGAACGCCGTGCTGGATCAGGTCGAGGATGGCGAGAAAGGCCTGGTCCTGCGCGACTACCACTCGCCCAACATCGTCTGGCGCGAGGAGCGCGAAGGTTTCGACCGCCTCGGCCTCATCGATTTTCAGGATGCGCTGATCGGCTCGACCGCCTATGACCTCGCCTCGCTTGCCCAGGACGCGCGCGTCGCCATACCCGTCGGCCTGCAGGACCGCATCGTCGCCGCCTACGCGGAAGCCAGGCAATCCGGAGCAGCGTTCGACCTGGCGCGGCTGGAGCGCGATTTCGCGGTCATGGCGGCGCAGCGCAATTCCAAGATACTGGGAATCTTCGTGCGGCTCGACCGCAGCGAGGGCAAGCCCGTCTATATTGTTCACCTGCCGCGTATCCGCGAGTATCTGCTGCGCGTGCTCGCCCACCCGGTTCTCGCGCCCGTCGCAAGGCTTTATGAGGAGTTCGGCTTCACGCCGCAGGAGGCAGCTTGA
- the ahcY gene encoding adenosylhomocysteinase, translating into MAEKLDYKVADISLAEWGRKEIDIAETEMPGLMSCREEFGETQPLKGARITGSLHMTIQTAVLIETLKALGADVRWASCNIFSTQDHAAAAIAATGTPVFAIKGESLEDYWRYTDAIFQWSDGEPSNMILDDGGDATMYILLGARAEAGEDVLSKPGNEEEEILFAQIKKRMAETPGFFGRQRDAIKGVTEETTTGVNRLYQLQKKGLLPFPAINVNDSVTKSKFDNKYGCKESLVDGIRRATDVMMAGKVAVVCGYGDVGKGSAASLRGAGARVKVTEVDPICALQASMDGYEVVTLDDAAPNADIVITTTGNKDVITIDHMRKMKDMAIVGNIGHFDNEIQVAALRNLKWTNIKPQVDMIEFPGGNRILLLSEGRLLNLGNATGHPSFVMSASFTNQVLAQIELWSKGRNYQNEVYVLPKHLDEKVARLHLDKLGAKLTELSDDQASYIGVTPQGPYKPDHYRY; encoded by the coding sequence ATGGCTGAAAAACTGGACTACAAGGTCGCCGACATTTCGCTGGCCGAGTGGGGCCGCAAGGAAATCGACATCGCCGAGACCGAGATGCCGGGTCTGATGTCCTGCCGCGAGGAGTTCGGCGAAACGCAGCCGCTCAAGGGCGCGCGCATCACTGGCTCGCTTCACATGACGATCCAGACCGCGGTGCTGATCGAGACGCTCAAGGCGCTTGGCGCCGACGTGCGCTGGGCTTCGTGCAACATCTTCTCGACCCAGGACCACGCCGCAGCGGCCATCGCCGCGACCGGCACGCCGGTCTTCGCCATCAAGGGTGAATCGCTCGAGGACTACTGGCGCTACACCGACGCCATCTTCCAGTGGTCGGACGGCGAACCGTCCAACATGATCCTCGACGATGGCGGCGACGCCACCATGTACATCCTGCTTGGCGCCCGCGCCGAGGCCGGCGAGGACGTACTCTCCAAGCCCGGCAACGAGGAAGAGGAAATCCTCTTTGCCCAGATCAAGAAGCGCATGGCCGAGACGCCTGGCTTCTTCGGCCGTCAGCGCGACGCCATCAAGGGTGTCACCGAGGAGACCACCACCGGCGTCAACCGCCTCTACCAGTTGCAGAAGAAGGGCCTGTTGCCCTTCCCGGCGATCAACGTCAACGACTCGGTCACCAAGTCGAAATTCGACAACAAATATGGCTGCAAGGAATCGCTGGTCGACGGCATCCGTCGCGCCACCGATGTCATGATGGCCGGCAAAGTCGCCGTAGTCTGCGGTTACGGCGACGTCGGCAAGGGCTCGGCCGCCTCGCTGCGCGGCGCCGGCGCCCGCGTCAAGGTCACCGAGGTCGACCCGATCTGCGCGTTGCAGGCTTCGATGGATGGCTACGAGGTCGTCACTCTTGACGATGCCGCGCCGAACGCCGACATCGTCATCACGACGACCGGCAACAAGGACGTCATCACGATCGACCACATGCGCAAGATGAAGGACATGGCGATCGTCGGTAACATCGGCCATTTCGACAACGAGATCCAGGTCGCCGCGCTGCGCAATCTCAAATGGACCAACATCAAGCCGCAGGTCGACATGATCGAGTTCCCCGGCGGCAACCGCATTCTGCTTCTGTCGGAAGGCCGCCTCCTCAATCTCGGCAACGCCACCGGCCACCCGAGCTTCGTCATGTCGGCCTCCTTCACCAATCAGGTGCTGGCCCAGATCGAGCTGTGGTCGAAGGGACGGAACTACCAGAACGAGGTCTATGTCCTGCCCAAGCACCTCGACGAGAAGGTGGCGCGGCTGCATCTCGACAAGCTCGGTGCAAAGCTTACCGAGCTGTCCGACGACCAGGCTTCCTATATCGGCGTGACGCCGCAGGGTCCGTACAAGCCTGACCACTACAGGTATTGA
- the addB gene encoding double-strand break repair protein AddB: protein MTGRAAPRLFSVPPGAPFLSTLADSLLAGELVPGFSHDGDPLTLADVTIYVPTRRAARALRSTFVDRLDRGSAILPVIRPLGDFDEDADLFEIEGPAALDLSPPIPALDRLLALAPLVRAWKRRLPAHVAALFEEDVVVPASTADAIWLARDLAALMDEVETEDADWTALASLVKGDLAAWWQVTLDFLAIVTEAWPAVLAERDRSNPAAHRSAMIAAEAIRLQRNPPPGPVVAAGSTGSIPATARLLSVVARLPLGAVVLPGLDVGLDEPSWQAIGESRSPASAFGHPQFGLKKLLSVIGALRGDVAEIGRRSHALAARAAIVCEALRPAETTDAWVAAGVRIDAALEAGALADVALIEAANEREEALAVAIALRAALEEQPAAHVALVTGDRELARRVAAELLRFGIRADDSGGTPLSRTPPGSFLAGLLAAAFSTGDPLPILALMKHPLFRLGRGRAETRHLVELVELVVLRGGSGRPDASTLAADFERRWAEIAAAPRKPFWLPRLAAADIAAARSLLRDLDAALAPLVVRRHEGEADIAALARDTVAVVETLARDAAGSIEALYGGDAGEKLADFLRGLIASEASLAFAAMEWPDVLAALMSGETVKPSVASDSRVSIWGALEARLQSVDMLVIGGLNEGTWPASAQADRFMSRIMKTGMELEPPERRIGLAAHDFMMACGSPQLILSRAQRQGDAPSVASRWLQRILAVVGEPAAAGLHDRGKRFLEWARDIDTGPDIDFVPRPEPKPPLASRPKRFSVTEVETLRRDPYAVYAKRILRLAPLDPLVSDPGAAERGTLFHEILHRFTESGVDARDRRALEALLAIGRACFGQATLPPDVEAVWWPRFAAMAPHIIAFERARVDHLRSRHAEVAASPLPIGATDAVITGRADRIDVLHDGRADVLDYKTGSSPSRRQAHTLVAPQLALEGAVLKRGGFATLGAADPTDLVYVRLRPNGEVLVDSILEFKRKRRPAGELSDDAWRRLEQLVAHYSDPEAGYLSRALPFREGDTDGDYDHLARVLEWSAGAEDDAEGEP, encoded by the coding sequence GTGACCGGCCGCGCGGCTCCGCGGCTTTTTTCGGTACCGCCGGGGGCTCCGTTTCTGTCGACCCTTGCCGACTCGCTGCTCGCGGGCGAATTGGTGCCGGGTTTCTCGCATGATGGCGATCCCCTCACGCTGGCCGACGTCACCATCTACGTGCCCACCCGCCGCGCCGCGCGCGCCCTGCGCAGTACCTTCGTCGACCGCCTTGACCGGGGTTCGGCGATCCTGCCGGTGATCCGCCCGCTCGGCGATTTCGACGAGGATGCCGACCTCTTCGAAATCGAAGGCCCCGCCGCACTGGACCTTTCGCCGCCGATCCCGGCGCTCGACCGGCTGCTGGCGCTGGCGCCGCTGGTGCGGGCCTGGAAGCGCCGGCTGCCGGCCCATGTCGCGGCCCTGTTCGAAGAGGATGTCGTCGTGCCGGCCTCGACCGCCGACGCGATCTGGCTGGCGCGCGACCTTGCCGCGCTGATGGACGAGGTCGAGACCGAAGACGCCGACTGGACTGCGCTCGCATCGCTGGTCAAAGGCGATCTGGCCGCGTGGTGGCAGGTGACGCTCGACTTCCTGGCGATCGTCACCGAGGCCTGGCCGGCCGTGCTGGCAGAGCGCGACCGCTCCAATCCCGCTGCTCACCGCAGCGCCATGATCGCGGCCGAAGCCATCCGGCTGCAGCGCAACCCGCCGCCGGGGCCGGTGGTCGCCGCCGGCTCCACCGGCTCCATTCCCGCCACTGCGCGGCTCCTGTCGGTGGTCGCCCGCCTGCCGTTGGGCGCGGTCGTGCTTCCGGGGCTTGACGTCGGACTCGACGAACCCTCCTGGCAGGCGATCGGCGAAAGCCGCTCGCCGGCCTCCGCCTTCGGCCACCCGCAATTCGGGCTCAAGAAGCTCCTGTCGGTGATCGGCGCGCTGCGCGGCGACGTTGCGGAGATCGGCCGCCGGTCGCATGCCCTTGCCGCCCGCGCGGCGATCGTTTGCGAAGCGCTTCGCCCGGCCGAGACGACGGACGCCTGGGTCGCGGCCGGCGTCCGCATCGACGCTGCGCTCGAGGCTGGCGCGCTTGCCGACGTCGCCCTCATCGAGGCGGCCAATGAGCGCGAGGAAGCGTTGGCGGTCGCCATCGCCCTGCGGGCCGCGCTTGAGGAGCAACCAGCAGCGCACGTCGCGTTGGTGACCGGCGATCGCGAGCTGGCGCGACGCGTTGCGGCCGAACTGCTGCGCTTCGGCATTCGCGCCGATGATTCCGGCGGCACGCCGCTGTCGCGCACTCCGCCCGGCAGTTTCCTGGCGGGGTTGCTGGCGGCGGCCTTTTCCACCGGCGATCCTTTGCCGATCCTGGCCCTGATGAAGCATCCCCTGTTCCGGCTCGGGCGCGGACGCGCCGAGACCCGGCATCTGGTCGAGCTGGTGGAACTGGTCGTCCTGCGCGGCGGCAGCGGCCGGCCCGACGCGTCGACGCTCGCGGCCGATTTCGAGCGCCGCTGGGCCGAGATCGCGGCCGCGCCGCGAAAGCCGTTCTGGCTTCCTCGCCTCGCCGCCGCCGACATTGCCGCCGCGCGCTCGTTGTTGCGCGACCTCGACGCGGCACTGGCGCCGCTTGTCGTGCGCAGGCACGAGGGTGAAGCGGATATTGCCGCGCTTGCGCGCGATACCGTTGCCGTCGTCGAGACACTCGCCCGCGATGCTGCCGGCAGCATCGAAGCGCTCTACGGCGGCGACGCCGGGGAGAAGCTGGCCGACTTCCTGCGCGGCCTGATCGCTTCCGAAGCAAGCCTCGCCTTCGCCGCCATGGAATGGCCCGACGTCTTGGCCGCGCTGATGTCCGGCGAAACCGTCAAGCCTTCGGTCGCGTCCGACAGCCGCGTCTCGATCTGGGGCGCGCTCGAGGCCCGCCTGCAGAGCGTCGACATGCTGGTGATCGGCGGCCTCAACGAAGGCACTTGGCCGGCGAGTGCACAAGCCGACCGCTTCATGTCGCGCATCATGAAGACCGGCATGGAGCTCGAGCCGCCCGAACGCCGCATCGGCCTTGCCGCGCACGATTTCATGATGGCCTGCGGCAGCCCGCAGCTCATCCTGTCGCGCGCCCAGCGCCAGGGCGACGCACCCTCGGTCGCCTCGCGCTGGCTGCAGCGAATCCTCGCGGTCGTCGGCGAACCGGCCGCAGCCGGCCTGCATGACCGGGGCAAACGTTTCCTCGAATGGGCGCGTGACATCGACACCGGGCCCGACATCGATTTCGTGCCGCGGCCGGAACCGAAACCGCCGCTGGCCAGCCGACCGAAGAGGTTCTCGGTCACCGAGGTCGAGACGCTGCGCCGCGATCCCTACGCCGTGTATGCAAAGCGCATCCTGCGGCTGGCGCCGCTCGATCCGCTGGTCAGCGATCCGGGAGCCGCCGAGCGCGGCACGCTTTTCCACGAGATTCTGCATCGGTTCACCGAATCGGGCGTCGACGCCCGTGACCGGCGGGCGCTCGAAGCGCTGCTTGCCATCGGGCGGGCCTGCTTCGGTCAGGCGACGCTGCCGCCCGACGTCGAGGCGGTGTGGTGGCCGCGCTTTGCCGCCATGGCGCCGCACATCATCGCGTTCGAGCGCGCCCGAGTCGACCATCTGCGCTCGCGCCACGCCGAAGTCGCCGCCAGTCCGTTGCCGATCGGCGCCACCGACGCGGTTATCACCGGGCGCGCCGACCGTATCGACGTCCTTCATGATGGCCGCGCCGATGTCCTCGACTACAAGACCGGCAGTTCGCCGTCCCGCCGCCAGGCCCACACGCTGGTGGCTCCGCAGCTTGCCCTTGAAGGCGCGGTTCTCAAGCGCGGCGGCTTTGCCACGCTCGGTGCCGCCGATCCCACCGACCTCGTCTATGTGCGGCTGCGTCCGAACGGCGAAGTGCTGGTCGATTCGATCCTGGAGTTCAAGCGAAAGCGGCGCCCGGCGGGCGAACTCTCCGACGATGCCTGGCGCCGGCTCGAGCAACTGGTGGCACATTATTCCGATCCCGAAGCCGGCTATCTGTCGCGCGCGCTGCCCTTCCGCGAGGGCGACACTGACGGTGACTACGATCATCTCGCCCGCGTGCTCGAATGGTCGGCCGGTGCCGAGGACGACGCGGAGGGCGAGCCGTGA
- a CDS encoding nucleotidyltransferase family protein translates to MVLAAGLGLRMRPITETLPKPLVRVGGKPLLDWGLDALAAAGVERAVVNVHHLAGQVVDHLSPRRSPAIVISDETPRLLDSAGGIVKALPHLGGQPFFVVNADTFWIDAGDPGLVSLAAHWDTARMDILLMLVDLASTTGHNGKTDFQVDGDGRLSRAAGAADGLVYAGAAIIHPRVFVDAHPEPHSLNRYFDDTIASGRLFGHRMTGRWITVGTPDAIPLAEAAVEAAMAGAP, encoded by the coding sequence ATGGTGCTGGCGGCCGGCCTCGGCTTGCGAATGCGCCCGATCACCGAGACGCTTCCCAAGCCGCTGGTCCGCGTCGGCGGCAAGCCGCTGCTCGACTGGGGGCTCGACGCGCTCGCGGCGGCCGGCGTCGAGCGCGCCGTCGTCAACGTGCACCACCTGGCCGGTCAGGTCGTCGACCACCTGAGCCCGCGCCGGTCCCCGGCCATTGTCATCTCCGACGAGACGCCGCGACTCCTCGATTCGGCCGGCGGCATCGTGAAGGCCCTGCCGCATCTCGGCGGCCAGCCATTCTTCGTCGTCAACGCCGACACGTTCTGGATCGATGCCGGCGATCCCGGTCTTGTCTCCCTTGCCGCGCATTGGGACACCGCCAGGATGGACATCCTCCTGATGCTTGTCGATCTGGCATCAACGACCGGTCACAACGGCAAGACGGATTTCCAGGTCGATGGCGACGGGCGGCTTTCCCGCGCCGCCGGTGCGGCCGACGGGCTGGTCTATGCCGGCGCGGCCATCATCCATCCGCGCGTCTTTGTCGATGCTCACCCCGAGCCGCATTCGCTCAATCGCTATTTCGACGACACCATCGCTTCCGGGCGCCTGTTCGGCCACAGGATGACCGGCCGCTGGATCACCGTCGGCACGCCCGATGCGATCCCGCTTGCCGAAGCCGCGGTCGAGGCGGCCATGGCCGGGGCACCGTGA